The DNA segment CTTTGGGAGCCATTGTTGCCCTTTCATCTTTGTTTATGGCAGGCGGTCCTCCAGATACAGGTTGGACATTTTACGCACCCTATAGTTTTAAAACCAACACCAACATGCTTCCGGCTGTGATAGGAGCATTTATTTTAGGCTTTTCATCCATACTAACTGGCATCAACTTTATTGTTACCATTCACCGAATGCGGGCACCAGGTATGACATGGTTTAAAATGCCTTTATTTCCATGGACTCTATATGGTACTGCATGGATTCAGATTTTGGCCACCCCCATTGTTGGCATCACGCTACTAATGATTGTTGGAGAGCGGATACTAAACATTGGTTTTTTCGATCCTGCTTTGGGAGGAGATCCTATTCTATACCAGCACTTATTTTGGATCTACTCACACCCAGCGGTTTATATTATGATACTCCCTGCCATGGGCGCCATTTCTGAAATCATACCAACCTTTGCCAATAAAACAATATTCGGCTACAAGGCCATTGTAATTTCTACCTTAGCCATTGCCTTTGTAGGTTATTTCGTATGGGGTCACCATATGTTCACCGCAGGTATGAGTGGAACGGCTCTATATGTATTTTCCCTCTTAACCTTTTTAGTTGCCATCCCTAGTGCCATCAAAGTTTTTAACTGGGTTAGCACCTTACACAAAGCCTCCATTCAGTTGGAGCCACCCTTTTTCTGGGCGGCATCCTTCTTATTTGTGTTTATGGTTGGTGGCTTATCCGGTCTTGCCTTAGGAGCTTTGGCTACCAATGTACACCTGCACGACACAGCATTTGTGGTTGCCCACTTCCACTATATCGTTTTTGGAGGTGTTGGCTTTGCCTTTATGGGGGCTATTCACTATTGGTTCCCTAAAATGTGGGGAAGAATGTACAACACCAGAGTAGCGACAGTAGGTTGGATGGCTTTTTTTACCGGATTTTGTTTTCTATATACCCCTATGTTCCTATTGGGAATACAAGGTATGCCACGCAGATATTACGATTATGTGGACCGTTTTCATGGACTCAATGTAGTTTCTACTGTTGGTTCCTGGGTTCTCTTTATAGGACTTGCTATTATCATCATCAACCTTGTTAGAGGAGCCAGGAAAGGCCCTATCGCACCTAAAGATCCATGGGGAGGCAAAACATTAGAATGGACTATCGATTCTCCTCCAACACTGGAAAACTTTGAAGAAATACCAGTAATAACCAAGGGACCTTACGATTACAGTTAATATTTATAATATGGACACAAGCGTAACAATTGAACATGTGCACAGAGACGACGAAGGCTCTAAGCTAGGTATGTGGTTATTTATATTTACCGAGTTGTTATTATTTGCAGGTTTATTTATCGTATATGGAGTATACAGATACCTGAACCCAGAAGCTTTTCATTTAGCCGCACAACAACTAAGTGTAACTGTAGGTACAATCAACACGGTTATATTATTAATAAGCAGCGCCACCATAGCAATGGCCAGCTCTGCCATTCGTTTAAAAAATAAAGCCCTCACTTTAATACTTTTAGCCACCACTATAATCATGGCTGTTATATTTATGGTGAACAAATATTTTGAGTGGAGTGCAAAACTGGAGCATGGTTTCTTCCCCAGTAGTGATATCTTACATAAACTAGGAAATGGTGATACCCTGTTTTTTGGACTCTACTTTTTTATGACAGGATTGCATGCCCTCCACATAGTAGTTGGAATGGTTCTTATTTCTATTGTAATCATAAGGGTAAACAAGAACAGCTTGACTCATGAAAACCCAGTATTACTTGATAATTCAGGACTTTACTGGCATTTGGTTGATATCATCTGGATATTCCTGTTTCCATTATTATATCTCATTACTTAAACTTTGCATTATGGATAATCACTCAGAATCACATATTGTTCCGTATAAAACATACCTATACATACTAGCTATTCTACTTGCACTCACAGGAATAACAGTTGGGGCAGCCTATGTAGAATTTGGCCAACTTACGATTTTTGTCACTTTGCTTTTGGCATCGATCAAATCAACACTGGTACTGATCTATTTCATGCACTTGAAGTTTGATAATCGAATCATACAGATCATCGTACCTACCATATTTATACTGGTAACCCTTGTGTTAATTGTTACATTCCTAGATTATAATTTCCGATAGCTATGATAGAAGAAACTACAAGAAACGCCTCTACTTTTGTATCCGAGGTAGACAGTGCTTTTGTTTTTATATTTGGTATTTCGTTGTTTTTTCTTTTTGCCATTACGGTTTTTATGGTTTACTATATCATTCGCTACCGTAAAAGCAAAAACCCCAAAGCAACACAGATAGAAGGAAACAACACACTGGAAATCGTTTGGACAGTCATACCCACCATCCTGGTTATTATCATGTTTTCCTATGGATGGGCAGGTTGGAGAAGTCAGAAGGAGATACCTGAAGATGCCATGCCCATAAAGGCTGTTGCTCGAATGTGGAGTTTTTCTTTCCAGTATCAAAACGGAAAAATTACCGATACGCTCATTGTCCCCATCAACACAGCCGTTAATCTGGATCTAATTGCACAGGATGTCATCCACAGCATGTACATACCAGCATTTAGAGTAAAGCAAGATATGGTTCCGGGTAAACAAGCCAATATCTGGTTTGAATCAGAAAAACTGGGTGAATACGAAATTTTCTGTGCCGAATATTGCGGTTTGCGGCACTCCTATATGAAATCGGTTGTTAAGGTGATTCCTGAGAAAGAATTTGAAGAATGGAACAAGGTAGATTCCTCTGCCATAGCTTCCGATAATCCTGAAGTAGCCATCAGACTAGCTGCCAACGGAATATTCAGAAAATACGGATGTAACGCCTGCCATACCTCCGATGGCTCCAAACTAGTAGGACCTTCATACAAGAACATCATGAGCAGAACCCGAACCGTTATCAAGGATGGACAGGAAATGGAGATGAAAGCAGATGCAGAATACATTCGACGGTCTATCTACGACCCCAATGCAGAAGTCGTAAAAGGCTTTGCTGAAGGACTGATGATCTCGTACAAAGACCAGGTTTCTGAAGATGAAATACAGCAACTTCTGGAATACTTCGAAATAATATCCGGCGACTAGCACTGCATCCATTTGAACCACTGGGTATTCAGCAAGAGAATTCATATAAGCGACTGTAAAATAGGTCAGAGACAGGCAGCATTTACGCTTTGCTGCTCACACCGCTGCCCACAATCAAAAATAAAACTAAACAAAAACGCACCAATACAATTGTTTACATGATAGCCCTCAAAGAAATACAAACATTCGGTAAATTCTCCATCTCCATTCCCATCGCCTTAACGGCTTACGCTGGGTATGTAGTATTCGACGAAAGGCTATCATGGGAAGGCCTAGTAGCTTCTCTGGGCATATTTTTTCTTTCTGCAGGAGCATCTGCCATTAACCAACTTCAGGAAATAAAGTTAGATGCCCAGATGGATCGCACCCGCAAGCGCCCTCTG comes from the Saccharicrinis fermentans DSM 9555 = JCM 21142 genome and includes:
- a CDS encoding cytochrome c oxidase subunit I, which codes for MAQEEVTQSHVSFRDVKGKYTGLFAWIFSTDHKRVGLLYLYSIITFFLTGVVLGIFMKLELMAPGRTVMDAATYNAIFTLHGVIMIFLVVVPGLPAIFGNFMLPIMIGAKDVAFPKLNLLSWWVYALGAIVALSSLFMAGGPPDTGWTFYAPYSFKTNTNMLPAVIGAFILGFSSILTGINFIVTIHRMRAPGMTWFKMPLFPWTLYGTAWIQILATPIVGITLLMIVGERILNIGFFDPALGGDPILYQHLFWIYSHPAVYIMILPAMGAISEIIPTFANKTIFGYKAIVISTLAIAFVGYFVWGHHMFTAGMSGTALYVFSLLTFLVAIPSAIKVFNWVSTLHKASIQLEPPFFWAASFLFVFMVGGLSGLALGALATNVHLHDTAFVVAHFHYIVFGGVGFAFMGAIHYWFPKMWGRMYNTRVATVGWMAFFTGFCFLYTPMFLLGIQGMPRRYYDYVDRFHGLNVVSTVGSWVLFIGLAIIIINLVRGARKGPIAPKDPWGGKTLEWTIDSPPTLENFEEIPVITKGPYDYS
- a CDS encoding cytochrome c oxidase subunit 3 family protein codes for the protein MDTSVTIEHVHRDDEGSKLGMWLFIFTELLLFAGLFIVYGVYRYLNPEAFHLAAQQLSVTVGTINTVILLISSATIAMASSAIRLKNKALTLILLATTIIMAVIFMVNKYFEWSAKLEHGFFPSSDILHKLGNGDTLFFGLYFFMTGLHALHIVVGMVLISIVIIRVNKNSLTHENPVLLDNSGLYWHLVDIIWIFLFPLLYLIT
- a CDS encoding cytochrome C oxidase subunit IV family protein produces the protein MDNHSESHIVPYKTYLYILAILLALTGITVGAAYVEFGQLTIFVTLLLASIKSTLVLIYFMHLKFDNRIIQIIVPTIFILVTLVLIVTFLDYNFR
- the coxB gene encoding cytochrome c oxidase subunit II — its product is MIEETTRNASTFVSEVDSAFVFIFGISLFFLFAITVFMVYYIIRYRKSKNPKATQIEGNNTLEIVWTVIPTILVIIMFSYGWAGWRSQKEIPEDAMPIKAVARMWSFSFQYQNGKITDTLIVPINTAVNLDLIAQDVIHSMYIPAFRVKQDMVPGKQANIWFESEKLGEYEIFCAEYCGLRHSYMKSVVKVIPEKEFEEWNKVDSSAIASDNPEVAIRLAANGIFRKYGCNACHTSDGSKLVGPSYKNIMSRTRTVIKDGQEMEMKADAEYIRRSIYDPNAEVVKGFAEGLMISYKDQVSEDEIQQLLEYFEIISGD